Proteins encoded in a region of the Flammeovirga yaeyamensis genome:
- a CDS encoding ComF family protein, whose product MTILKEKIFNLFYAVFPKQCLHCNEVLAYGEEYLCFNCYCKIPIHLGSWNHPEENIITNQLISFIDSLKYAVSFFYYESDGIPKSLIHSLKYKNQSKIGEWVVNHFHYLLSKELFDEIDCIVPVPLHPKKKRERGYNQVSTLCDALSNKKQIKVDEQIIQRVVYTKSQTKNTQQGRMENMKEVFKVYQSENIKNKNILIVDDVLTTGATLIAVAEEIEKYQPTSISILTLAVVV is encoded by the coding sequence ATGACTATTCTTAAAGAAAAAATTTTCAATCTCTTTTATGCTGTTTTCCCAAAACAATGCTTACACTGTAACGAAGTTCTTGCATATGGAGAGGAGTATCTCTGCTTTAACTGCTACTGTAAAATCCCAATACATTTGGGATCATGGAATCATCCGGAGGAAAATATCATTACAAATCAACTTATTTCATTTATTGATTCCCTAAAGTATGCCGTCTCCTTTTTTTATTATGAAAGTGATGGAATACCAAAGTCATTAATTCACTCTTTAAAGTATAAGAATCAATCTAAAATAGGAGAATGGGTGGTCAATCATTTCCATTATCTGTTATCAAAAGAATTATTTGATGAAATAGATTGTATCGTTCCTGTGCCCTTACATCCAAAGAAAAAGAGAGAAAGAGGATATAACCAAGTAAGTACACTGTGTGATGCGTTATCAAATAAGAAACAGATAAAGGTAGATGAACAAATCATTCAGAGAGTAGTGTACACAAAGAGTCAAACTAAAAATACACAACAAGGAAGAATGGAAAACATGAAAGAGGTGTTTAAGGTTTATCAATCTGAAAATATTAAAAATAAAAATATTCTTATTGTTGATGATGTTTTAACCACTGGAGCAACGTTAATCGCTGTGGCAGAGGAAATAGAGAAGTATCAGCCAACTTCAATTAGTATTTTAACCCTGGCTGTTGTTGTGTGA
- a CDS encoding DUF4175 family protein, protein MFDHKIRAYKQKLYKNAALKGIILTMAAVLGLFLLINILEYINNFGTTARAILFFTYILTFAYTFYIWVIQPIAQLKGFKKQITDEEAAKNIGTFFPEISDKLINSIQLQAKEKDNSLIQATLQKRNRQFDPINFTHAISYKENLKYSYWYLLPAVIIFFGILLIKPQIITDTTPKIVQFDKEFLPVAPFRFELLNSDLKTFQGDDFELNLKLSGDVIPADVYLETNKGSIIKLQYNPLDKTFSHTFKKIQHDVKFRFKAAGYFSTEHHITTLTRPSLSQFSVQVDYPRYTGKNNETLSNTGNLLLPEGSKITWLFDTKTADSIAIYFKESDKTVEADGIKKNVFKYVHEATMSTAYSVSLKNIYGSNRDSISYYLNVIPDKFPSINMKQYQDTVMFDYLVFGGNISDDYGITRLRTRYRIKRNGDKKPPRTFEKMDIPFNNKAIDQSFYYKLETNQFDLKEGDKLEYYVEVYDNDAVNGNKRSKTPMYTFTLPTKAELEKEIDQSKKETENKLDDTLDKANQLEKDLKKLEEKLKGKRQLTWQDKKDIQKLIEKRKELEEQLKSLQEQSQQLQNKQDKFSNQDKSTSDKAEQLQKIINDINDEETQKLYEELQKLMEQNYINQNLQENLQNIENKQKNLKNELERTIKLFKKLQIEQKAKEVSSKLEDLAKEQQDLANKTKELEEEEKKEGLSEEEKKDNKSEEDVLKKDQEELNKKFEDIKKEMEELRKMDKKEQTNQDFEQFTPNERQISKEQQNASEQLNQDKKKDAHQSQKKAANKMQQMAQKMQQSMQSSQMEQISEDHEALRQIMENLLKLSFDQENLMESFKEVRRIDPKFVELSQTQLKLKDDAKYIEDSLIALSKRFFQIESFVTREVTQMNKYMDESLDAIKRRVPEIAASKQQFTMTSINNLALLLNDILENMQQQMSQNMAGQQMNQKQQQSSSPSMSQMQQQLNQQMQNLKKSGKSGKELSKELAKLAAQQEMIRNALKQSMGKGEEQMQGKEDDEGEKGGGNGYGKILKEMEKTEEDLVNKRLTDKLIQRQQEILTRMLESEKAKKEKGKDEERKAETAKQQKQVPPPDSFDEYLKQKETQIELLRTIPTSLNTYYKQEVNKYFENIKD, encoded by the coding sequence ATGTTTGATCATAAAATCAGAGCCTATAAACAAAAACTATATAAGAACGCTGCTTTAAAAGGCATAATTCTTACTATGGCTGCAGTTTTAGGTCTTTTTTTATTAATAAACATATTAGAGTATATCAATAATTTTGGTACAACTGCGAGAGCTATTCTCTTCTTTACGTATATCTTAACCTTTGCTTATACTTTTTACATTTGGGTGATTCAACCTATCGCTCAATTAAAAGGTTTCAAAAAACAAATAACAGACGAAGAAGCAGCGAAAAATATCGGAACATTTTTTCCTGAAATATCAGATAAGCTGATCAACTCTATACAACTTCAAGCAAAAGAAAAGGACAATAGCTTAATCCAAGCTACTTTACAAAAAAGAAATCGTCAGTTTGATCCTATCAATTTTACACATGCAATTTCTTACAAAGAGAATTTAAAATATTCATATTGGTATCTATTACCTGCTGTGATCATTTTCTTTGGGATATTACTTATCAAACCTCAAATCATTACGGATACTACACCTAAGATTGTACAGTTTGATAAAGAGTTTTTACCTGTTGCTCCTTTTAGATTTGAATTATTAAATAGTGATCTAAAAACTTTTCAGGGTGATGATTTCGAACTAAACCTTAAATTAAGTGGTGATGTAATTCCAGCTGATGTTTATTTGGAAACAAACAAAGGCTCTATTATCAAATTACAATACAATCCACTTGATAAAACGTTTTCTCACACTTTCAAAAAAATTCAACATGATGTAAAGTTCAGATTCAAGGCTGCTGGATATTTTTCAACTGAACATCATATTACCACTTTAACACGACCTTCTTTATCTCAGTTTAGTGTTCAGGTCGATTACCCTAGATACACGGGTAAGAATAATGAGACGCTTTCCAATACTGGTAATTTATTACTTCCCGAAGGATCTAAGATCACTTGGCTGTTTGATACTAAAACAGCTGATTCTATTGCCATCTATTTTAAAGAATCAGATAAAACTGTAGAAGCAGATGGTATTAAGAAGAACGTATTTAAATACGTTCATGAAGCTACTATGTCAACCGCTTACAGTGTTAGCTTAAAAAATATTTATGGTAGTAACAGAGACAGTATTTCTTATTACTTAAATGTGATTCCTGATAAATTCCCAAGTATTAATATGAAACAGTATCAAGATACTGTGATGTTTGATTACTTAGTCTTTGGAGGAAACATCAGTGATGATTATGGCATTACACGTTTAAGAACGAGATATAGAATAAAACGAAACGGAGACAAGAAACCTCCAAGAACATTCGAAAAAATGGATATCCCTTTTAATAATAAAGCGATTGATCAAAGCTTTTATTATAAGTTAGAAACGAATCAGTTTGATCTAAAAGAGGGGGATAAACTAGAATATTATGTAGAGGTATATGACAATGATGCAGTCAATGGTAATAAGCGAAGTAAAACGCCTATGTACACCTTTACCTTGCCAACTAAAGCTGAGTTAGAAAAAGAAATTGATCAGTCGAAGAAGGAGACTGAAAATAAATTAGATGATACTTTGGACAAAGCCAATCAGCTGGAGAAAGATTTAAAGAAGTTAGAAGAGAAGCTGAAAGGTAAGCGTCAGTTAACTTGGCAGGATAAAAAAGATATCCAAAAACTCATCGAAAAGAGAAAAGAATTAGAAGAACAATTAAAGTCTCTTCAGGAACAAAGTCAGCAATTACAAAACAAGCAAGACAAGTTCTCCAATCAAGATAAAAGTACCTCTGATAAAGCGGAACAACTTCAGAAAATCATTAATGACATTAATGATGAGGAAACACAGAAGTTATATGAAGAACTACAAAAATTGATGGAACAAAACTACATCAATCAAAACCTTCAGGAGAATTTGCAAAACATTGAAAACAAACAGAAGAACTTAAAGAACGAATTAGAACGTACGATTAAGCTTTTCAAAAAATTACAGATTGAACAAAAAGCAAAAGAGGTTTCTTCTAAATTAGAGGATTTGGCAAAAGAACAACAGGACCTAGCTAATAAAACAAAAGAGTTAGAAGAGGAAGAGAAGAAAGAGGGATTATCTGAGGAGGAGAAAAAAGATAATAAGTCGGAGGAAGATGTACTTAAAAAAGATCAGGAAGAACTGAATAAAAAGTTTGAGGACATCAAGAAGGAGATGGAGGAACTGAGAAAGATGGACAAGAAAGAACAGACCAATCAGGACTTCGAACAGTTTACTCCTAACGAAAGACAGATCTCAAAAGAACAACAAAATGCCAGTGAACAGCTGAACCAAGATAAAAAGAAAGATGCTCATCAGTCTCAGAAAAAGGCGGCTAATAAAATGCAGCAGATGGCACAAAAAATGCAACAAAGTATGCAGTCATCACAGATGGAGCAAATCAGTGAAGATCACGAGGCTTTACGTCAAATAATGGAAAATCTTCTTAAACTTTCCTTCGATCAGGAAAATCTTATGGAATCCTTTAAGGAAGTTAGAAGAATCGACCCTAAATTTGTGGAGTTGTCACAAACACAACTTAAATTGAAAGATGATGCTAAATACATTGAAGATAGTTTAATTGCATTATCAAAAAGATTTTTCCAAATTGAGTCTTTTGTGACTAGAGAGGTGACTCAAATGAATAAGTATATGGACGAAAGTCTAGATGCTATCAAGCGTAGAGTCCCGGAAATTGCAGCAAGTAAGCAGCAGTTTACAATGACTTCTATAAATAATTTAGCATTGCTCTTAAACGACATATTAGAGAACATGCAACAGCAGATGAGTCAGAACATGGCTGGTCAGCAAATGAATCAGAAGCAACAACAATCTTCTTCACCTAGTATGAGTCAGATGCAACAACAGTTGAATCAACAAATGCAGAACTTGAAGAAGTCCGGTAAATCAGGAAAAGAATTATCCAAGGAATTGGCTAAACTCGCTGCTCAACAGGAAATGATCCGAAATGCTTTGAAGCAAAGTATGGGTAAAGGAGAAGAGCAAATGCAAGGGAAAGAAGATGATGAGGGTGAAAAAGGCGGTGGTAACGGTTATGGAAAAATCCTAAAAGAAATGGAAAAAACGGAAGAGGATTTGGTAAATAAGCGTTTAACTGATAAGTTGATTCAAAGACAACAAGAGATCCTAACTAGAATGTTAGAGTCTGAAAAAGCAAAAAAAGAAAAAGGTAAAGATGAAGAGAGGAAAGCCGAAACTGCCAAGCAGCAGAAGCAAGTTCCTCCTCCAGATAGCTTCGATGAGTATTTAAAACAAAAAGAAACACAAATTGAGCTATTAAGGACGATCCCAACTTCATTAAATACGTATTATAAACAAGAAGTAAACAAGTACTTTGAAAATATAAAAGATTGA
- the nusB gene encoding transcription antitermination factor NusB: MLNRRLLRIKTMQSIYAFKQNKLSNKELTLDLVKNEFRDEFLELGQEEKARIDEEQAKVIEYLNTVMDEDQEDMSTEGLDVKLLKIASNAKNHYNNLIASDKRQFQISMVEETEELFTKYLKLLSYLIDISELSNKELQRKLESNARQIEFDQKFTDWFYHNSAFTVLREDNTLNDLLSEHKLRRGEDDERVLEWLRILKRDGELQDAIEEIAKQGDDFETQKEILRVIVRDFLFKNEIIESQFEGEDLNWSENKRILRSMVLKTVKNISTDSGTEILSISKNWDEDKEFFEDLYKYTLEQEESFKEIIAKKSKKWAIDRIAKVDSILINMALAEMLNFRNIPVKVTINEFIEISKQYSTPKSWQFINGMLDSISEELEAEGKIKKSGKGLLDNK, translated from the coding sequence ATGCTCAATAGAAGATTGTTACGCATTAAAACAATGCAAAGTATCTATGCTTTTAAGCAAAATAAATTGTCGAACAAAGAGTTGACTCTTGATTTGGTGAAAAACGAATTTAGAGATGAGTTCTTAGAATTAGGTCAAGAAGAGAAAGCTAGAATCGACGAGGAGCAGGCTAAGGTCATCGAATACCTTAACACTGTGATGGATGAGGATCAAGAAGATATGTCCACCGAAGGATTGGATGTAAAACTTTTAAAGATCGCTTCTAATGCCAAGAATCATTACAATAATCTTATTGCTTCAGATAAAAGACAGTTCCAAATCTCTATGGTAGAGGAAACAGAGGAATTGTTTACAAAATACCTTAAGCTACTTTCTTATCTGATTGATATTTCTGAATTATCAAATAAAGAGCTGCAAAGAAAATTAGAAAGCAATGCTCGTCAGATAGAATTTGATCAAAAATTTACAGATTGGTTTTACCACAACTCTGCTTTTACAGTTTTAAGAGAAGATAATACTTTAAACGATTTATTATCAGAACATAAACTAAGAAGAGGTGAGGATGATGAAAGAGTTTTAGAATGGTTACGTATCCTTAAAAGAGATGGTGAACTTCAAGATGCTATTGAAGAAATTGCTAAACAAGGGGACGATTTTGAAACGCAAAAGGAGATTTTACGTGTAATAGTAAGAGACTTCTTATTTAAAAATGAGATCATCGAATCTCAGTTTGAAGGAGAGGACTTAAACTGGTCGGAGAATAAACGAATTCTTCGTAGTATGGTTTTGAAAACTGTGAAGAACATCTCTACTGACTCAGGTACTGAAATTTTATCAATTTCTAAAAACTGGGACGAGGATAAAGAATTTTTCGAAGACCTTTACAAGTATACTTTAGAACAAGAAGAATCATTTAAGGAGATCATTGCTAAGAAATCCAAAAAATGGGCTATCGACAGAATCGCTAAAGTAGATAGTATTTTAATCAACATGGCGTTGGCAGAAATGCTAAACTTTAGAAACATACCTGTAAAAGTAACTATTAATGAATTTATTGAAATTTCTAAGCAATATAGTACGCCAAAAAGTTGGCAGTTTATTAATGGTATGTTAGATTCAATATCTGAAGAGCTTGAAGCAGAAGGAAAAATCAAAAAATCCGGCAAAGGCTTACTAGATAACAAATAA
- a CDS encoding YtxH domain-containing protein gives MAKNSGNTLLGFVAGAAAGALLGVLFAPDKGKNTRERLTFKLDKYREELEDLVEDLMEERKVAVTAAKSEGQKVIDDAIKHAEELMGEVDALKERIATPEELEEEDKD, from the coding sequence ATGGCAAAAAATAGTGGAAATACATTGCTTGGCTTCGTAGCTGGAGCTGCTGCTGGTGCTTTACTAGGCGTTTTATTTGCTCCTGATAAAGGAAAAAATACAAGAGAGCGTTTAACGTTTAAATTAGATAAATACCGCGAGGAATTAGAAGACCTTGTAGAAGATCTAATGGAAGAAAGAAAAGTAGCCGTTACTGCAGCAAAATCAGAAGGTCAAAAGGTAATTGACGACGCTATCAAGCATGCAGAAGAGTTAATGGGTGAAGTGGATGCTCTTAAAGAGAGAATCGCTACTCCAGAAGAATTAGAAGAAGAGGATAAAGATTAA
- a CDS encoding ABC transporter substrate-binding protein yields MRKLTAVTLSFLFLYLFTGCGNSNNERDNAQMVLTPAKGGKFYGGVFKVNEAEYIKNLFPLSIIDIYSYRVASQIYEGLFKFDQKSLQVVPSLVKSYAKSDDQLVYTFKLKDNVYFHDDKCFEGGKGRKFTAQDVFYSFNLITTYNKNNQYAHLFTKIVEGAEKYYQSTKLDPNFSNSPEGLAGVSGFKVIDELTFEITLVKPNSMFLYNLARPGSFIFPKEAYETYGEDMRTKCVGTGPYQIASVDEDISIILSRNDNYHGKDEHGNQLPFLKAIDVSFVKDKKIEFLKFKKGELDMMYRVPTEDIINILAESDESNQNFKYHLQRTPEMSTQFLAMNNMGKVFKDINVRKAFSFAVDRQRILELILNGEGYMEGYFGITPPVFENYNIEDIKGYKHNIDSAKYYLAKAGYPEGKGFPQVTLDLNTEGEQYSNVALEVKKQLKDKLNIEVELKISPFAQIAEKSIMGRYDFLRLAWIADYPSPENYLWAYYSKNLPKNPEDKSWPNLIRYKNPRFDVEYEKALLSNDEATTLSHFKKAEKILMEDAPFIVLWYDEGYRLIQRHIRDFPNNPMQYRDFSTVYFEKSN; encoded by the coding sequence ATGAGAAAGCTTACCGCTGTTACACTCTCTTTTTTATTCCTCTACTTGTTCACAGGTTGTGGAAATAGCAACAATGAAAGAGATAATGCGCAAATGGTACTTACTCCTGCGAAAGGAGGAAAATTCTACGGTGGTGTATTTAAAGTCAACGAGGCTGAATACATTAAAAACCTATTCCCTTTAAGCATTATTGATATCTATTCGTACAGAGTAGCTTCTCAAATCTATGAGGGTCTATTCAAATTCGATCAAAAATCATTACAAGTTGTTCCTAGCCTTGTAAAAAGCTATGCTAAGTCTGATGATCAGTTAGTGTACACTTTCAAGCTTAAGGACAATGTATATTTCCACGATGATAAATGTTTTGAGGGAGGTAAAGGAAGAAAGTTTACAGCACAAGATGTATTTTATAGCTTTAACCTGATTACCACCTACAATAAAAATAACCAATACGCACATTTATTTACTAAGATTGTAGAGGGAGCAGAGAAATATTATCAGTCAACTAAACTTGATCCTAATTTTTCCAATTCTCCTGAAGGCCTTGCAGGTGTATCGGGTTTTAAAGTGATTGACGAACTTACTTTCGAAATTACTTTAGTGAAACCAAACTCGATGTTCTTATATAACTTGGCTCGTCCAGGTTCATTCATTTTCCCTAAAGAAGCTTATGAGACTTATGGAGAGGATATGAGAACAAAATGTGTAGGTACAGGACCTTATCAAATTGCTAGTGTTGATGAAGATATTTCAATTATCTTATCAAGAAACGACAATTATCACGGTAAGGATGAGCACGGTAATCAACTTCCTTTCTTAAAAGCAATTGATGTTTCTTTTGTAAAAGATAAAAAGATTGAGTTCTTAAAATTCAAAAAAGGAGAACTTGATATGATGTACAGAGTACCAACTGAAGATATTATTAATATTTTGGCAGAATCCGATGAGTCTAACCAAAACTTTAAATATCACTTGCAACGTACTCCAGAAATGTCGACACAATTCTTAGCCATGAACAACATGGGCAAAGTATTTAAAGACATCAATGTTCGTAAAGCATTTAGTTTCGCGGTTGACCGTCAGAGAATATTAGAATTGATCTTGAACGGAGAAGGATATATGGAAGGTTACTTTGGTATTACTCCTCCTGTTTTTGAAAATTATAATATCGAAGACATTAAAGGGTATAAGCACAACATCGATTCTGCAAAATACTATCTTGCTAAAGCAGGTTACCCAGAAGGTAAAGGTTTCCCACAAGTTACCCTTGATTTAAATACAGAAGGGGAACAATACAGCAATGTAGCTTTGGAGGTGAAAAAACAATTGAAAGATAAATTAAATATTGAAGTAGAGTTAAAAATTTCACCATTTGCTCAAATCGCTGAAAAAAGTATCATGGGTCGTTATGACTTCCTTCGTTTAGCTTGGATTGCTGACTACCCATCTCCAGAGAACTACCTTTGGGCCTACTACAGTAAGAACCTTCCTAAAAATCCAGAAGATAAATCTTGGCCAAACTTAATACGTTATAAAAACCCAAGATTTGATGTGGAGTACGAAAAGGCATTGTTATCCAATGATGAGGCAACGACATTGAGTCATTTCAAAAAAGCTGAAAAGATATTAATGGAAGATGCTCCGTTTATTGTACTATGGTACGATGAAGGATATCGCTTAATTCAAAGACATATTAGAGATTTCCCTAATAATCCGATGCAATATCGTGATTTCAGTACGGTTTATTTTGAGAAAAGTAATTAA
- a CDS encoding exodeoxyribonuclease III → MKIISYNVNGIRAAIKKDLVGWVNSCNPDIICIQETKAQPDQVDLSEFEDLGFKYHYWHSAEKKGYSGVAILSKVEAISTKIGMEIDTYDCEGRTILCEFENFTLINTYFPSGTSGEERQKFKYQFLDDYFEYIAKLKENYKNLVVCGDFNICHKAIDIHNPERNKNTSGFQPAEREWVSKFINEGGFIDAFRKFDESPGKYSWWTYRAGARKKNLGWRIDYFMVQKEMENTLISSQLHNEAVHSDHCPVEIVLQ, encoded by the coding sequence ATGAAGATAATATCATACAACGTGAACGGCATTAGAGCCGCAATAAAAAAGGACTTAGTGGGATGGGTGAATTCTTGCAATCCAGATATCATTTGTATTCAAGAAACTAAAGCACAACCCGATCAAGTCGATTTAAGTGAATTTGAAGATTTAGGTTTCAAATATCATTATTGGCATTCTGCTGAAAAGAAAGGTTATAGCGGTGTCGCTATTTTATCAAAAGTAGAGGCAATTTCCACTAAAATAGGTATGGAAATTGATACATATGATTGTGAAGGTCGAACAATACTGTGTGAGTTCGAAAATTTCACTTTAATCAATACATATTTTCCTTCGGGAACCTCTGGTGAGGAAAGGCAAAAGTTCAAATATCAATTTCTAGATGATTATTTTGAATACATCGCTAAACTGAAAGAAAACTACAAGAATTTAGTGGTTTGCGGAGATTTCAACATCTGTCACAAAGCTATTGATATTCATAATCCTGAAAGAAATAAAAACACTTCAGGTTTCCAACCTGCTGAAAGAGAATGGGTATCGAAATTTATTAATGAAGGAGGATTTATAGATGCCTTCAGAAAATTTGATGAATCCCCAGGAAAATATAGTTGGTGGACTTATAGAGCTGGAGCAAGAAAGAAAAACTTAGGTTGGCGTATTGATTATTTTATGGTACAAAAAGAGATGGAAAATACATTAATTTCTTCTCAACTTCATAATGAGGCAGTGCATTCAGATCATTGTCCAGTAGAAATTGTACTACAATAA